In a genomic window of Physeter macrocephalus isolate SW-GA chromosome 14, ASM283717v5, whole genome shotgun sequence:
- the NOL4L gene encoding nucleolar protein 4-like, producing MNDSTWMSADPHLASSLSPSQEERMRSPQNLHSQEDDDSSSESGSGNGSSTLNPSTSSSTQGDPAFPEMNGNGTVAPVDFTATAEDQPINLCDKLPQGSALGTPSYPSDADGLRSRVKYGVKTTPESPPYSSGSYDSIKTEASGCPEDLTVGRAPTADDDDDDHDDHEDNDKMNDSEGMDPERLKAFNMFVRLFVDENLDRMVPISKQPKEKIQAIIESCSRQFPEFQERARKRIRTYLKSCRRMKKNGMEMTRPTPPHLTSAMAENILAAACESETRKAAKRMRLEIYQSSQDEPIALDKQHSRDSAAISHSTYSLPASSYSQDPVYVNGGLNYSYRGYGALGSNLQPPASLQTGNHSNGPTDLSMKGGASTTSTTPTPTPSSNSTSRTMPTAQLSPTEISAVRQLIAGYRESAAFLLRSADELENLILQQN from the exons ACGACTCCTCCTCCGAGAGCGGCAGCGGCAATGGCTCCTCCACCCTGAACCCGTCCACCTCGAGCAGCACACAGGGAGACCCCGCCTTCCCCGAGATGAATGGCAACGGCACCGTGGCCCCCGTGGACTTCACCGCCACCGCCGAGGATCAGCCCATCAACCTGTGCGACAAGCTCCCGCAGGGCTCAGCGCTCGGCACGCCCTCCTACCCCTCCGACGCCGATGGACTGCGGAGCCGCGTCAAGTACGGGGTGAAGACCACCCCCGAG TCCCCGCCCTACAGCTCGGGGAGCTATGACTCCATCAAAACCGAGGCCAGTGGCTGCCCTGAGGACCTGACGGTGGGCCGGGCCCCCACAGCGGATGACGACGACGATGACCACGACGACCATGAGGACAATGACAAGATGAATGACTCCGAGGGCATGGACCCTGAGCGCCTCAAGGCCTTCAAC ATGTTCGTGCGTCTCTTTGTGGACGAGAACCTGGACCGCATGGTGCCCATCTCCAAGCAGCCCAAGGAGAAGATCCAGGCCATCATCGAGTCCTGCAGCCGGCAGTTCCCCGAGTTCCAGGAGCGGGCCCGCAAGCGCATCCGCACGTACCTCAAGTCCTGCCGGCGCATGAAGAAGAACGGCATGGAGATG ACCAGACCCACACCTCCCCACCTGACCTCGGCCATGGCAGAAAACATCCTGGCAGCTGCCTGTGAGAGCGAGACGAGAAAAGCAGCCAAAAGGATGCGCCTGGAGATCTACCAGTCCTCTCAG GACGAGCCCATAGCCCTGGACAAGCAGCACTCCCGGGACTCCGCAGCCATCAGCCACTCCACCTACTCACTGCCAGCCTCCTCCTACTCCCAGGACCCTGTGTACGTCAACGGTGGCCTGAACTACAGTTACCGTGGTTACGGGGCCTTGGGCAGCAACCTGcagccccctgcctccctccaaaCAGGAAATCACAGTAATG GGCCCACGGACCTCAGCATGAAAGGCGGggcctccaccacctccaccacgcCCACGCCCACGCCCTCCAGCAACAGCACCAGCCGGACCATGCCCACTGCCCAGCTCAGCCCCACCGAGATCAGTGCCGTGCGGCAGCTCATCGCCGGCTACCGGGAGTCCGCCGCCTTCCTGCTGCGCTCAGCAGATGAACTGGAAAACCTCATTTTACAGCAGAACTGA